TCTGGATATGATATGCCTTAATGATGTAAGCAGATGCGATGCAGGATTTGGAACGGATACGAATGTTATCACGATATTTACAAGGAATAGGGAGCGAATAGAGCTTCCCCTCCTATCAAAAAGAGAGATTGCATCTCGAATTGTTGAAAGAATTGAGATTGAATTATGTATGAAAGATGCTTAATACTATTGTGAAGGGATGTCTATTTACATATATTTTATGTTTTTTTGTAGATATCTGGGAATTCCTTTGTATTCAATTGGCTCCAACCCTTTGTTAATATTAGAGCCGACTTAACTGAATAATAATTAGCATTTTTACGGGGATATGACAACTGCAATAATCCATGTAACACGATAAGTTCCATTAGCCTTATGGAATATTCAATATCTTCAATACATAGTATTATCTGCTCTCTGTATTTAAGAATCCGTGGAATTGTGATTAGAGTGCCTACTCCCCAATCCAGTTCATATAAGGAAACAGCATTTTTGACTAATTTTTTTGATTTTCTAACTGTGCCTTTAGTAAAGATCAATGTCCTATTACCCAAATTGAGTTGCTTTACTGATCTATAAATAAAATCTATGATGCCCTTAGGAACATCAATAGTAAAATAACAGTTGTTTTTACATAAAGGCACTTCCTTGATTCGACTTCTCCGTAATTCATTTTTAGTTCCAGGAGCAAGGATCCATCGTTCTGAATTATCTACCCAGTTGATAGGAACTATCTTTGATGAAATTTTATTATTACTCATTTTGAATGAATTACGTTCTTTGATTGAATTGAAACAGAATGTAATGATTAGTGTTATTCATTATAATCATTCTATTATATAGATTTTTTTCTAATATTAAGTCAACTAATAATCACCAATGAGAGCATAATTCAAATGACCACTATGGATGACAAATTTTATACAATAACTGAGTTAACCAAAATCATAAAGGGGAGTCTGGAGGAGAATCCTAATCTAATAAATACATGGATAAAGGGTGAAATTTCAAACCTTACCTACCATTCATCAGGTCACATTTATTTTACACTTAAAGATGAGAATGCAATAATATCATTGGTTTTTTTTAAATATTTAAACAAGAATCTTTCTTTCAGATTGGAAGAGGGTATGAATTTGCTCGCTTTTGGAGGTATAAATGTATTCGAAAAAAGGGGGAGTTATCAGTTTATAGTATCAGAGGTAAGGCTTGAGGGGATCGGTGAACTTCAACAAAGAATTGAACAGTTGAAAAAAAAATTGATGGCTGAAGGCATTTTTGACACAAAGCATAAGAAGGATATCCCCGTCCTCCCACGTCGAATTGGTATTGTCACATCCCCAACCGGAGCAGCCATTAGAGATATACTAAAGGTTGCCATGAGGAGATTTCCCAACATTGAGTTTATCCTTGCCCCAGCAAAGGTGCAGGGGGAGGATGCAGCTTTTTCGATTGCTAGAGGTATAGAGGAATTAAACAATCCTCAATGGGATATCGATATTATAATAGCAGGTAGGGGTGGAGGATCCTTTGAGGACCTAATGCCATTCAATGAGGAGATTGTAATACGAGCTTTTTATAACTCAAGAGTCCCGATTATCTCTGCCGTTGGTCATCAGATAGATCACCCACTATGCGATGATGCTGCTGACTATGCTGCCCCAACACCATCCGCTGCGGCTGAGATATCCACACCTGTGAAGAGGGAGTTACTTGATTATATAGATAATCTCAGCTTAAGATCTCAAAATGCCCTTACTTCCCGCATCATGGAACTAAAAACGAGGATTGAGGGTATTTTGAACCTGCGGATTTTTAGAAATCCAAAGGAGATAATCTACAATCATGAGTTATTACTAACTGATATTGAGAATCATCTGATCTCGCTTATGAAGGATTGTATAGTTGAAAAAAGGAACAATATCTTGATGCTTCCAGATTTAAACATACTAATCAAACATATAATCAAGGATAAGATTCACAGATATAGTATTGGGATACAAGGCTTGGAGAAACTCTCCCCAATCGGAATCTTAAAAAGGGGTTATTCAATATCTACTGATATTAAGGAGAATATAATTAAGAGCATTTCAAAACTTAAGATAGGTGATATAATGAATGTTCATTTTCATGACGGTTCAACTAACTGCACAGTAAATCAAATTGATAAAGGGGTAAAAATTGGAAAAGAAAGGAAAGACATCCAGCAAACTGACCTTTGAAAAGGCTTTAAGGGATCTTGAGAATATTGCGAGACTCCTGGAGGGGGGGGAAATTGGTCTTGAGAAATCCATTGAAGAATTTGAAAAAGGGATTAAACTCGCAAAATACTGTCATGAGAAGTTGGAGGAGGCAGAGAGGAAAATTGAGATATTACAAAAGGGTGAAGATAAAAGAATTGAAAAGAAGAGTATAAAGGTTAAGGAAGACACAGGAGAGATCGAAGACGATAAGGATATTCAGGGTTCATTGTTATGAGGATTAATGGGGAAACTGATAATTATCTTGAATTCGCGCGGAGTGTCCTATCAATTGAGATTGAATCTATAAAATCACTTTCAACGAGTCTTGATGAGCAATTCATAAGAGCAATCGACATAATTAACAAATGTAAGGGCAGGGTTGTTATCACCGGAATGGGTAAATCTGGTATTATCTGCAAAAAGATAGCAGCGACCATGACCTCCACAGGAACACAGGCAATCTTTATGCATCCATCAGAGGCGATGCATGGAGACCTTGGTTTAATAAACAAAAAAGATGTGATTATAGCATTATCCAATTCAGGGGAGACTGATGAAATAATATGTTTAATCCCCCATCTGAAACTTATAAAGAATAAAATAATTGCCATAACCTCAAATCCAGAATCCACGCTAGCTAAGGAATCAGATGTGTTGCTCTCATATACCATAAAAAGGGAAGGCTGTCCGTTAAATCTCGCTCCTATGGCGAGCACTACAACAGTCCTTGCCCTTGGCGATGCAATTGCAGCAGTTTTAATGATGTCTAAAAATATTAAAGAGGAGGATTTTTATCTCTTCCATCCTAATGGTAGGTTGGGACAGATACTCTTACAGGTAAGCGATTTGATGAAAAAGGAGAATCTTCCTATTGTTAAGAGGGAAACCCCATTACGAGAAGTTATTCAAAAAATGGTATTAACAAATTTTGGCGCTATTTTTATTGAAGGCTCAAAGGGACATCTTAGAGGAATAATAACCGACGGGGATATTAAAAGATTTTTTGATATAGATGAAGACATCCTAAATAAGAGAGCGAGTGATTTAATGAATCCTAATCCTAAGTGGATATATGAGAATAGACTTGCACGAGAGGCTCTTCTCCTAATGGAGGAAAACCGAATCACTGTGCTGCCAGTACTTAATAAGAATAAAAAAATTATTGGGCTTATACATATCCATGATATTGTAAAACATAACTATGGGAGAAATAGATGAAGAGTATAATCCATATCGAGATAATCTTCCTTCTTATCTTTGCATGTAAGAGCGACAGGGGACTAATTTTTTGTGAAGGTGTTTCCACCAAGGGGGAAGAGATCAATTGTGGCACTAAATTCTCAACCGGTGATTTAACGGTTATTATTTCAAGCAAGGAATCCTTTGGAATAGATGAGATTACTATGGACATTATAAAAATAGTCCCAGGGGGAGAGGAGAAGATGCTAACCTTGCCAGTTGAGGTTAAGGCAGATAGCTCAAAGGCAATAGCAACTATATCCCTATATGAGGAGGGTCGTTATAGGATACAGGCGATGAAGGGTGAGGTGGAGATTTCTCAAGGCAATGTTGAAATCTTGGATACCTATTGATTGTTATTCATCTGAATCCTTCTCTTCTTCTCCTCTTTATAATATATTATGATTAAGAGAAAGGCTCCAATAACAATCACCGCATCAGCAATATTAAAGGCAGGCCAGCGGAAGATCCTGTCATTCCCAATATATATAAAGTCAACAACTCCAGGCCTTCCTGAAATTCTATCTATAATATTACCTACCGCCCCTGAAATAATTAAAGCTATGGAAGCGCAGAATAAGCTGGTCTTATTCTTTTCATAAATGTAGATCAATATTAAAAATGCTAAAACGATAATGGATAAGATTAAGAAGAAACTCTGGTATCCTTGAAGTATCCCGAATAGACCTCCCTTATTATATAGTAGTATAAGTTGAATAAAACTGCCTAATATGTCAATCCTTTCATGTAAAGCTATATGCTTAACAACAATATATTTTGTAACAATATCAAGCGTTAGAGAAACAATGAAAATAATTGCTGCATAGATATGTTTCTTCATTAACAAACCTCATGTTCTGATTCAAGATTAATCCCTGATAAAGTTTATCACTTTAAACTAAAATCTATGAAAAGCAAGAATTTTATTATAAAATTAGTTTTTTTACACCGCCTCTAAATGTATTAATCCTAAGAAGCAGATAATACTCTACTTCACATCTGAGATTGAAGTAAGTTTATTACTTTT
This genomic stretch from Spirochaetota bacterium harbors:
- the xseA gene encoding exodeoxyribonuclease VII large subunit → MTTMDDKFYTITELTKIIKGSLEENPNLINTWIKGEISNLTYHSSGHIYFTLKDENAIISLVFFKYLNKNLSFRLEEGMNLLAFGGINVFEKRGSYQFIVSEVRLEGIGELQQRIEQLKKKLMAEGIFDTKHKKDIPVLPRRIGIVTSPTGAAIRDILKVAMRRFPNIEFILAPAKVQGEDAAFSIARGIEELNNPQWDIDIIIAGRGGGSFEDLMPFNEEIVIRAFYNSRVPIISAVGHQIDHPLCDDAADYAAPTPSAAAEISTPVKRELLDYIDNLSLRSQNALTSRIMELKTRIEGILNLRIFRNPKEIIYNHELLLTDIENHLISLMKDCIVEKRNNILMLPDLNILIKHIIKDKIHRYSIGIQGLEKLSPIGILKRGYSISTDIKENIIKSISKLKIGDIMNVHFHDGSTNCTVNQIDKGVKIGKERKDIQQTDL
- a CDS encoding bifunctional 4'-phosphopantothenoylcysteine decarboxylase/phosphopantothenoylcysteine synthetase; its protein translation is LDMICLNDVSRCDAGFGTDTNVITIFTRNRERIELPLLSKREIASRIVERIEIELCMKDA
- the xseB gene encoding exodeoxyribonuclease VII small subunit yields the protein MEKKGKTSSKLTFEKALRDLENIARLLEGGEIGLEKSIEEFEKGIKLAKYCHEKLEEAERKIEILQKGEDKRIEKKSIKVKEDTGEIEDDKDIQGSLL
- the lspA gene encoding signal peptidase II; its protein translation is MKKHIYAAIIFIVSLTLDIVTKYIVVKHIALHERIDILGSFIQLILLYNKGGLFGILQGYQSFFLILSIIVLAFLILIYIYEKNKTSLFCASIALIISGAVGNIIDRISGRPGVVDFIYIGNDRIFRWPAFNIADAVIVIGAFLLIIIYYKEEKKRRIQMNNNQ
- a CDS encoding KpsF/GutQ family sugar-phosphate isomerase; protein product: MRINGETDNYLEFARSVLSIEIESIKSLSTSLDEQFIRAIDIINKCKGRVVITGMGKSGIICKKIAATMTSTGTQAIFMHPSEAMHGDLGLINKKDVIIALSNSGETDEIICLIPHLKLIKNKIIAITSNPESTLAKESDVLLSYTIKREGCPLNLAPMASTTTVLALGDAIAAVLMMSKNIKEEDFYLFHPNGRLGQILLQVSDLMKKENLPIVKRETPLREVIQKMVLTNFGAIFIEGSKGHLRGIITDGDIKRFFDIDEDILNKRASDLMNPNPKWIYENRLAREALLLMEENRITVLPVLNKNKKIIGLIHIHDIVKHNYGRNR